CGGACCTCGTGTTCGTCGCGCCGGACGACCCCCTCTCCTGGGGCCTCGTCGACCGCCTCCTGGCTGCGGGCATCGCCGCCTTCGGGCCGACAAAGGCCGCGGCCGAGATCGAGGCCAGTAAGGCCTGGGCCGCCGGCTTCATGGCCCGCCACGGCATCCCCCACCCCTGGACCGCCACCTTTTCCGACCTCCAGCAGGCCCGGGCCTTCGTCCGCGAGCAGCGGGCGCAGGTCGTGGTCAAGGCCAGCGGCCTGGCCGCCGGCAAGGGAGCCATCGTTACGTCGACTACCGACGAGGCGTTGCGGGCGCTCGATGACCTCATGGAAGGCCGCGCCGTCGGCGACGCCGGCCGCACCGTGGTCGTGATGGAGCGCCTCTTCGGCCCCGAGACCTCTGCCCACGCCTTCACGGACGGTAAGACGGTCCTCCACATGCCGCTGTCCTGCGACCACAAGACCGTGTTCGATGGCGGCGTCGGGCCTAACACCGGCGGCATGGGCGTCTACAGCCCGCCGCCCTGGGTCAGCGCCGATCTCGAGGCGCAGATCCAGCGCACCGTCACCGAGGCCGCCGTCGCCGGCATGGCCGCGGAGGGCAGGCCCTACCGCGGTGTCATCTACCCCGGCATCATGGTCACAGCCGATGGCGTACGCGTGATCGAGTTCAATGCCCGGTTCGGCGACCCCGAGGCCCAGGCGCTCCTCCCCCGTCTCGAAGGCGACCTCCTCGAGGTCGCCTGGGCCTGCGCCAATGGCACACTGGCGCAGGTCGAGGTGCGCTGGCGGCAGGAAGCGTCGGTCTGCGTCGTACTGGCCTCAGGGGGCTATCCAGGCCCCTACGAGACCGGCCTCCCCATCTCCGGCATCGAGGATGTCGACCCGGACGTCCTCGTGTTCCACGCCGGCACCAGGCGGTCTAACGATGCCATCGTGACGAACGGCGGCCGCGTGCTGAACGTCGTCGCCCTGGGCGCGGACCTGGAGGAGGCCCGGCGTAAGGCATACGCCAACGTCGAGCGGGTCCGCTTCGAGGGCATGCATTACCGGCGGGACATCGGGCTGGTGGAGAGGGCGGGCGCGCATGTTTCGAGCTAATGCCGAGGCGCAAGCAGTCGAGATGTTCCCCGGGGTCGTCCGCCGCACCCTGAACAGCGGCGACCGCACCACGCTGGTGGAGATCACGCTCGCGAAGGGCTCGTCCGTCCCAGTCCACACCCATCCCCATGAGCAGATCGGCTACGTCGTCAGCGGCCGCGTCCTCTTCCGCATCGGCGACGGCTCGCGCGAGCTGGCCGCAGGGGACAGCTACTGCGTCCCGGGCGGCGAGGAGCACGGCGTCGACGCCCTCGAAGATGCCATCTGCATCGACATCTTCTCCCCCGTCCGCGATGAGTATCTCTAGGACCTCAGCAGCCCACTACTTCCAGGCCTGGTTATACCGCCAGTCTCCGCCTGCCTGTCCTGAAACGCTGAAGTGCTGAAAAGCTGAAATGCTAAAATGCTAACCTCGTGATCCCCCGATACTCCCGTCCCGAGATGGCGCGGATCTGGTCGGACGAGCACAAGTTCGACTCCTGGCTCCGCGTAGAGGTCGCCGCCGTCCAGGCCTGGGCGGACCTCGGCGTCGTCCCCCGCGCCGACGCGGAGCTCATCGCGCGTAAGGCCAGGGTCAACGTCGCCGACATCGAGCGCTACGAAGTCGAACTCCATCACGACATGACCGCCTTCCTGCGCTCGCTCTCGGACAGCCTCGGCGAGGAAGGGCGCTGGGTGCACCTCGGCCTCACCTCGTACGACGTCGAGGACCCTGCCCTGGCGCTGCGCATGGTCGAGGCCGCGGAGCTGCTCGAAGAGGACCTGCGCCAGCTCGAGAGCGCCATCGCCGACCGCGCCATCGAGCACAAGGACACTTTGATGATGGGCCGCACCCACGGCATGCACGCCGAGCCCATCACCTTCGGCCTCAAGCTCCTCAACTGGCTCGACGAAGTCCGCCGCCAGAAGGTGCGCCTAGCCGACGCCAAGTCTTCCATTGCCGTCGGCAAGCTCAGCGGGCCCGTCGGCAGCCACGCCACTGTCCCGCCCGAACTGGAGGAGATGGTCTGCCGCCGCCTCGGCCTCGGGGTCGACGCCGTAAGCACGCAGGTGGTCTCTCGAGACCGGCACGCCCACTTCATCCAGACCCTCGCCCTCATCGGCGCCTCCCTGGAGCGATTCGCCACCGAAATACGCCACCTCCAGCGCAGCGAGGTAGGCGAGGTCGAGGAGCCCTTCTCGCGCGGCCAGCAGGGCTCGAGCTCGATGCCGCACAAGCGCAACCCGGAGAAGTGCGAGCGCGTCTGCGGCCTTGCGCGCGTGCTCCGCGGCAACTCCATAGCGGCGCTGGAAAACGTGGCCCTCTGGCACGAGCGCGACATCAGCCAGTCCTCCGCCGAGCGCATCGTCATCCCCGACTCCTGCCTGGCGCTCGACTACGCCCTCGCGCTCTTCACCGAGATCGTGCGCGGCATGGCCGTCTATCCGGAGCGGATGCGCCGGAACCTGGACATCACCTGCGGCGTCGTCTTCTCACAACGCGTGCTCCTGGCCCTGGTGGAGAAGGGGATGTCCCGCCAGGAAGCGTATCCGGTCGTGCAGCGCGCCGGCCACATCGCCCTCGCCGAACGCCGTCCCTTCCGCGAGACCATCTCTGCCGAGCCGGAGGTCTCTTCCCGGCTCTCTCCCGACGAACTGGACGCCCTCTTCGACTACTCTTACTTCGTGCGGGAAGTCGACAAGAGCTTCGCCCGCATGGGACTCCTTGCGCCAGCTAAGTAGCCCCGGGTCATCGATGCGCCAGGCAACCCTGACCCTGAGACAGCGCCGGGACCTTGGCCCTATCCTGCGCGACGCCTTCGCCTACTACGCTCGAGACTGGCGCGGCTTTGCCGCCATTGGCTCGGCCACCATCCCCTTCGCCCTTGCTGGCTCCGCTATCTCCCTCGCCATCTCGGACCCCATCCTCGAACAGGTCGCGCTGCTCGGCTTCTTCCTCGTGTCCCTTGTCCCGGCGGTGCTCGTCGAAGGCGCCGTCATCGCCTACGTCGAGGCGCTCGACGCCGGCCGCGACGAGCACGAGACGGCCGCCTTCGCCCGCTCCCTCCGCCGCGCCAGGCCCCTGATCGGCAGCTCCGCAAGGATGGCGGCAGTCTGCTTTCCCCTGGCGGTAACAGTCATTGGCCTCCCGGTTGCCGTGTTCTTCTTCATCCGCTGGGTCTTTGCTCCCCAGCACGTGATCCTCGAGGGCTCCGACGCCGTCAACGCCCTGCGCTCGAGTGCGGCGCTGACGGCGGGCAGGTGGTGGGTCACCTTCGGGCGCGTCGCCGTGGTCGGCCTGCTGATCGTGGTCGTGAACATGACCATCCTCAGCCTGATCGTGTCGGCGAGCTACGTGCTCTATGCCCTCGTGTCAGCGATCATCGGCGCCTTCACCGCGCCCTACTTCTCCATCGCGCTCACCCTGATGTACTTTGACCTCAAGCTGCGCAAGGCCGAGGAGGCCCTCCCCGCATGACTGTCCTTACCGAGACCCACCTGCCTAATCTCCTGCACCGAGGCAAGGTCCGCGACACCTATGACCTCGGCGACGGCCGCCTCCTCATGGTCGCCACCGACCGCATAAGCGCCTTCGATGTCGTGCTGCCCAATGGCATACCTGACAAGGGTGCCGTCCTCACTCAGCTCTCCGCGTTCTGGTTCGAGCGCACGCGCGATGTCGTCCCCAATCACTTCATCCGGGTCGCCGACGGCACAGCCGCGGACGGCTTGCCCTTCGAGCTGCCGCCCGACCTCCGCGGCCGCTCGATGATCGTCAAGAAGGCCCAGCGCCTCGATGTCGAGTGCGTCGTGCGAGGCTATCTCGCCGGCTCCGCCTGGGCCGACTACAAGGAGACGGGCCGTGTCTTCGGCATCCGGATGCCGCCCGGTCTGAAGGAGAGCGAAGCACTGCCCGAGCCCCTGTTCACGCCAACGACGAAGGCAGAGGTCGGCCACGACGAGAGCATCAGCTTCTCCGACCTCATCCAGGAGATCGGGCCGGAGAACGCCACCGCCGTCCGCCTCCGCAGCCTCGCCCTGTACAAGTACGCGGCCATGTACGCCCGCGAGCGCGGCATCATCATCGCCGACACCAAATTCGAGTTCGGCCTCCTGGACGGCGAGCCCATCGTGATCGACGAAATGCTCACGCCAGACTCGAGCCGCTTCTGGCCCGCGAGCGAGTACGAGCCCGGCCGGCCGCAACACAGCTTCGACAAGCAGTTCGTGCGGGACTGGCTCACCAACTCTGGCTGGAATCGCGAGCCTCCGCCGCCCGCCCTGCCGCCCGACATCGTCGAGAAGACTGCCGAACGCTACCGCGAAGCCTATCGCCGCCTCACCGGCGAGGACCTTCGCCGTTACTGAGTGGCAATGCCGTCACGCGAGTCTGTCCGGCGTGGAAGCAGGAGTGGCCGAAGGCGAGGAGTCTACGCCTTCCCCCCGAACCGGCGGCCAGTCACCCGGAGCGCACTACCAGGGGGCCGCACTGCATGAGCAACTTCCTCGCCCGCGTCTACGTCTCCCTCAAGCCGACCGTCAACGACCCCCAGGGCCTGACCATTGCCGATGGCCTGCGCGCCCTGGGCTTCTCCGAGGTCGAGAGCGTGCGCGCTGGCAAGTACATCGAGGTCCGCCTGCAAGCCGAGAGCACCGAGGCTGCCCGCGCCCGCGTCGACTCGATGTGTGACCGTCTGCTCGCGAACCCCATAATCGAGAGCTACCGGTTCGACGTCGAAGAGGTCGTGCCGGCCTGAGAGACAGATGGACCTAAAGGACCCGGACCTGGTGCGCGCGCT
This DNA window, taken from Dehalococcoidia bacterium, encodes the following:
- the purD gene encoding phosphoribosylamine--glycine ligase, which gives rise to MNVLLIGGGGREHAIAWKLRQSPKLTDLHIAPGNAGTAALGHNVDLPIPRTGSPPEAVEPYLEAATRLARELRADLVFVAPDDPLSWGLVDRLLAAGIAAFGPTKAAAEIEASKAWAAGFMARHGIPHPWTATFSDLQQARAFVREQRAQVVVKASGLAAGKGAIVTSTTDEALRALDDLMEGRAVGDAGRTVVVMERLFGPETSAHAFTDGKTVLHMPLSCDHKTVFDGGVGPNTGGMGVYSPPPWVSADLEAQIQRTVTEAAVAGMAAEGRPYRGVIYPGIMVTADGVRVIEFNARFGDPEAQALLPRLEGDLLEVAWACANGTLAQVEVRWRQEASVCVVLASGGYPGPYETGLPISGIEDVDPDVLVFHAGTRRSNDAIVTNGGRVLNVVALGADLEEARRKAYANVERVRFEGMHYRRDIGLVERAGAHVSS
- a CDS encoding cupin domain-containing protein, whose translation is MFRANAEAQAVEMFPGVVRRTLNSGDRTTLVEITLAKGSSVPVHTHPHEQIGYVVSGRVLFRIGDGSRELAAGDSYCVPGGEEHGVDALEDAICIDIFSPVRDEYL
- the purB gene encoding adenylosuccinate lyase, giving the protein MIPRYSRPEMARIWSDEHKFDSWLRVEVAAVQAWADLGVVPRADAELIARKARVNVADIERYEVELHHDMTAFLRSLSDSLGEEGRWVHLGLTSYDVEDPALALRMVEAAELLEEDLRQLESAIADRAIEHKDTLMMGRTHGMHAEPITFGLKLLNWLDEVRRQKVRLADAKSSIAVGKLSGPVGSHATVPPELEEMVCRRLGLGVDAVSTQVVSRDRHAHFIQTLALIGASLERFATEIRHLQRSEVGEVEEPFSRGQQGSSSMPHKRNPEKCERVCGLARVLRGNSIAALENVALWHERDISQSSAERIVIPDSCLALDYALALFTEIVRGMAVYPERMRRNLDITCGVVFSQRVLLALVEKGMSRQEAYPVVQRAGHIALAERRPFRETISAEPEVSSRLSPDELDALFDYSYFVREVDKSFARMGLLAPAK
- a CDS encoding phosphoribosylaminoimidazolesuccinocarboxamide synthase, encoding MTVLTETHLPNLLHRGKVRDTYDLGDGRLLMVATDRISAFDVVLPNGIPDKGAVLTQLSAFWFERTRDVVPNHFIRVADGTAADGLPFELPPDLRGRSMIVKKAQRLDVECVVRGYLAGSAWADYKETGRVFGIRMPPGLKESEALPEPLFTPTTKAEVGHDESISFSDLIQEIGPENATAVRLRSLALYKYAAMYARERGIIIADTKFEFGLLDGEPIVIDEMLTPDSSRFWPASEYEPGRPQHSFDKQFVRDWLTNSGWNREPPPPALPPDIVEKTAERYREAYRRLTGEDLRRY
- the purS gene encoding phosphoribosylformylglycinamidine synthase subunit PurS — its product is MSNFLARVYVSLKPTVNDPQGLTIADGLRALGFSEVESVRAGKYIEVRLQAESTEAARARVDSMCDRLLANPIIESYRFDVEEVVPA